The following coding sequences are from one Macaca mulatta isolate MMU2019108-1 chromosome 7, T2T-MMU8v2.0, whole genome shotgun sequence window:
- the LOC114679618 gene encoding uncharacterized protein LOC114679618: MFDANFKKLRNPAKAEQGSRKFGGPSYPPPSTRARARTRFTLVYCTCQKHFKGTCGSGDWLHPASISGVAGQRGKLLFSPYTGQLGARIPSLPVRCHKPFIGRTAASLENKSIKARRPPTYPGPKEGFKEGRDEGGRASGSPETFVACAKSAQFGGEGSLLGACFSSWGLHLIGTPSLARNGGDPVLRRQYQLCSLRAFRKPRHRKAARTSGQETLRTRQLPGWGLPGPPPDPPPRTCGVPRLPRAASCSKRCEKVSP; the protein is encoded by the coding sequence ATGTTTGATGCgaactttaaaaagttaagaaatccTGCCAAAGCGGAGCAGGGCAGTCGCAAGTTTGGGGGGCCGAGTTACCCCCCACCcagcacgcgcgcgcgcgcacgcacgCGCTTCACTCTCGTCTACTGTACTTGTCAAAAACATTTCAAGGGGACCTGCGGGAGTGGCGATTGGCTGCATCCCGCGTCAATCAGCGGCGTTGCCGGGCAACGGGGAAAACTGCTCTTCTCCCCGTATACAGGGCAATTGGGAGCTCGCATACCTTCACTGCCGGTCAGATGTCATAAACCTTTTATTGGCCGCACCGCGGCGAGCCTcgaaaacaaatcaataaaagcCCGCCGTCCCCCAACTTATCCAGGGCCCAAGGAGGGTTTCAAAGAGGGCCGGGATGAGGGGGGTCGGGCCTCGGGGTCTCCGGAGACGTTCGTTGCCTGTGCCAAGTCTGCACAGTTTGGGGGGGAGGGATCTTTGTTAGGAGCCTGTTTCTCATCTTGGGGTCTCCACTTGATCGGAACCCCCTCCCTGGCCCGGAACGGCGGGGACCCCGTCCTCCGCAGACAATACCAACTCTGTTCCTTGCGGGCTTTTCGGAAACCGAGGCACCGGAAAGCAGCACGCACGTCGGGGCAGGAAACTCTTCGGACCCGGCAACTTCCCGGCTGGGGGCTCCCGGGCCCCCCACCCGACCCTCCCCCCAGGACCTGCGGGGTCCCTCGTCTTCCGAGAGCGGCGAG